One window from the genome of Acidimicrobiales bacterium encodes:
- the uvrB gene encoding excinuclease ABC subunit UvrB, with amino-acid sequence MPKFEVVSEFAPAGHQPQAIAKLSEGVLRGDQYQTLLGITGSGKSATIAWTIEQVQKPTLVLAPNKSLAAQLANEFREFFPKNRVEYFVSYYDYYQPEAYIASSDTYIEKDASINDEIDRLRHSSTSALLTRPDTIVVASVSCIYGLGSPEEYRDKLLVVRPGEEHDQRAILRKLVDMQYDRNDMNLTRGKFRVRGDTIEVHPAYDETAVRIGLFGDEVESIVVVDPLTGERITELEELIVFPATHYVASEERMQKAIVRIEDELQRQLAKFEAEGKLLEAQRLRMRTQYDLEMMQEVGYCNGIENYSGPIDGRSYGEPPHTLLDFFPDDYLLVIDESHQTVPQLHGQYEGDRTRKEALIQHGFRLPSAADNRPLRFEELSERINQCIFLSATPGDYELQMSSQVVEQVVRPTGLVDPEVIVKPTKGQIDDLLEQINDRVARGDRVLVTTLTKKMAEDLTDYLLELGVRVRYLHSEVDTLQRIEILRDLRLGEFDVLVGINLLREGLDLPEVSLVAILDADKEGFLRSETSLIQTIGRAARNIDGQVIMYADKVTPSMQRAISETMRRRKLQVDYNTEHGINPTTIVKAVSDILASLRPDEGAPTPGRGRRRERARPEAKRPDYAELPHDELERLIRTLEEEMHDASAELQFEYAARLRDEIKELKRELRDVAAAR; translated from the coding sequence CCGGCTCGGGCAAGTCCGCCACCATCGCCTGGACCATCGAGCAGGTGCAGAAGCCCACGCTGGTCCTGGCGCCCAACAAGTCGCTCGCCGCGCAGCTCGCCAACGAGTTCCGGGAGTTCTTCCCGAAGAACCGGGTGGAGTACTTCGTCAGCTACTACGACTACTACCAACCAGAGGCCTACATCGCGTCGAGCGACACGTACATCGAGAAGGACGCCTCGATCAACGACGAGATCGACCGGCTGCGCCACTCGAGCACGTCCGCGCTGCTCACCCGGCCCGACACGATCGTGGTCGCCTCGGTCTCGTGCATCTACGGGTTGGGCTCGCCCGAGGAGTACCGCGACAAGTTGCTGGTGGTGCGGCCAGGGGAGGAGCACGACCAGCGGGCGATCCTCCGCAAGTTGGTCGACATGCAGTACGACCGCAACGACATGAACCTCACCCGAGGCAAGTTCCGGGTGCGGGGCGACACCATCGAGGTGCACCCCGCCTACGACGAGACCGCGGTGCGGATCGGCCTTTTCGGCGACGAGGTGGAGTCGATCGTGGTGGTCGATCCGCTCACGGGCGAGCGCATCACGGAGCTCGAAGAGCTGATCGTCTTCCCGGCCACCCACTACGTGGCGTCCGAGGAGCGGATGCAGAAGGCGATCGTGCGCATCGAGGACGAACTGCAGCGCCAGCTCGCGAAGTTCGAGGCCGAGGGCAAGCTGCTCGAAGCCCAGCGGTTGCGCATGCGGACCCAGTACGACCTCGAGATGATGCAGGAGGTCGGCTACTGCAACGGGATCGAGAACTACTCGGGCCCCATCGACGGGCGCAGCTACGGCGAGCCACCTCACACGCTGCTCGACTTCTTCCCCGACGACTACTTGTTGGTGATCGACGAGAGCCACCAGACCGTGCCGCAGCTGCACGGCCAGTACGAGGGTGACCGCACCCGCAAGGAGGCGTTGATCCAACACGGGTTCCGCCTGCCGAGCGCGGCCGACAACCGCCCGCTGCGCTTTGAGGAGCTGTCCGAGCGGATCAACCAGTGCATCTTCTTGTCGGCCACACCTGGCGACTACGAGTTGCAGATGTCGAGCCAGGTGGTGGAGCAGGTGGTGCGGCCCACCGGCCTCGTCGACCCGGAGGTGATCGTCAAGCCAACCAAAGGCCAGATCGACGATCTGCTCGAGCAGATCAACGACCGGGTGGCGCGCGGCGACCGCGTGCTGGTCACCACCCTCACCAAGAAGATGGCCGAGGACCTCACCGATTACCTGCTCGAGCTGGGCGTGCGCGTGCGCTACCTCCATTCCGAGGTCGACACCCTGCAGCGGATCGAGATCCTCCGCGATCTGCGCCTCGGCGAGTTCGACGTGCTGGTCGGCATCAACCTGCTCCGCGAGGGCCTCGACCTTCCCGAAGTGTCGTTGGTCGCGATCCTCGACGCGGACAAGGAAGGCTTCCTGCGGTCGGAGACCTCGCTGATCCAGACCATCGGCCGGGCCGCCCGCAACATCGACGGGCAAGTGATCATGTACGCCGACAAGGTCACCCCGTCGATGCAGCGGGCGATCTCCGAGACGATGCGCCGGCGCAAGCTCCAGGTCGACTACAACACCGAGCACGGCATCAACCCGACCACGATCGTCAAGGCGGTGAGCGACATCTTGGCGAGCCTCCGGCCCGACGAAGGCGCGCCGACGCCCGGCCGTGGTCGTCGTCGTGAGCGGGCGCGGCCGGAGGCGAAGCGCCCCGACTACGCCGAGCTGCCGCACGACGAGCTCGAGCGGCTCATCCGCACGCTCGAAGAGGAGATGCACGACGCCTCCGCCGAGCTCCAGTTCGAGTACGCGGCCCGCCTCCGCGACGAGATCAAAGAGCTCAAGCGCGAGCTGCGCGACGTCGCCGCGGCGCGGTAG
- the uvrA gene encoding excinuclease ABC subunit UvrA, whose translation MATRQSRSTAQAAAPSTSGNLVVRGAREHNLRNISIELPRDRLIVFTGLSGSGKSSLAFDTIYAEGQRRYVESLSAYARQFLGQQDKPDVDFIEGLSPAISIDQKSASRNPRSTVGTITEVYDYLRLLYARIGVQHCPECGVPVKRQTPQQIVDRVLELPEGTRFQVLAPVVRGRKGNYETLLADLAGQGFSRARVDGELHDLADKVDLARYENHTIEVIVDRLVRRAGIERRLTDSLETALRLADGVAEVELVPRSGEADDGALPETLTFSQHAACPNGHGSFDELAPRNFSFNSPYGACEKCDGLGTRFEVDSELVVSNPDLSVRDGAISPWAGGHNRWFQRLLESVGEAFDIDLDAPWGALNAKQRKVLLEGAGERKLKVTYRNRYGRARSYDTRYEGVIPWLQRRHSESESDSAREQIEGYMREVPCPACEGARLAPLSLAVTVDGHNLNDLCSVSIRKAAEILGALELSERDRLIAERVLKEVNARLGFLVAVGLDYLTLGRSAGTLAGGEAQRIRLASQIGSGLVGVLYVLDEPSIGLHQRDNHRLIETLVRLRDLGNTVLVVEHDEDTINVADHVVDIGPGAGEHGGAVVYSGPVKGLLKARESLTGQYLSGKKSIPVPDVRRQPGDQWLVVKGARQNNLQNIDVEIPLGCFVSVTGVSGSGKSTLVNDILLRVLMQKVYRSKVVPGLHKTVEGFEHLDKVINIDQSPIGRTPRSNPATYTGVFDHIRKLFAATQESKVRGYLPGRFSFNVKGGRCEACAGDGTIKIEMHFLPDVYVPCEVCKGARYNRDTLDITFKGKNIAEVLDLSCEEALEFFANQPAIARHMQTLVDVGLGYIRLGQPAPTLSGGEAQRIKLSSELAKRSTGHTIYILDEPTTGLHFEDIRKLLTVLSRLTDQGNTVLVIEHNLDVIKTADWLIDLGPEGGDGGGTVVVEGPPELVAKTPESHTGQFLAPLLQS comes from the coding sequence ATGGCGACCCGGCAATCTCGGTCGACGGCACAGGCCGCGGCCCCCTCGACGTCCGGCAACCTCGTGGTGCGGGGGGCCCGGGAGCACAACCTCCGCAACATCTCGATCGAGTTGCCCCGCGATCGGCTGATCGTCTTCACCGGGCTGTCCGGCTCGGGCAAGTCGTCGCTGGCGTTCGACACCATCTACGCCGAAGGCCAGCGGCGCTACGTGGAGTCGCTGTCTGCCTATGCCCGCCAGTTCCTCGGCCAGCAGGACAAGCCCGACGTCGACTTCATCGAGGGCCTGTCGCCGGCCATCTCGATCGACCAGAAGTCGGCGTCTCGCAACCCGAGGTCGACGGTCGGCACGATCACCGAGGTCTACGACTACCTGCGGCTGCTCTATGCACGGATCGGCGTGCAGCACTGCCCCGAGTGCGGGGTCCCGGTGAAGCGCCAGACGCCCCAGCAGATCGTCGACCGGGTCCTCGAGCTCCCCGAAGGCACCCGTTTCCAGGTGCTGGCACCAGTCGTCCGGGGTCGCAAGGGCAACTACGAGACGTTGCTGGCCGACCTCGCGGGCCAGGGTTTCAGCCGCGCCCGCGTCGACGGTGAGCTGCACGACCTGGCCGACAAGGTCGACTTGGCCCGCTACGAGAACCACACCATCGAGGTGATCGTCGACCGGCTGGTGCGCCGTGCGGGCATCGAACGGCGTCTCACCGATTCGCTCGAGACCGCGCTGCGCCTGGCCGACGGCGTCGCCGAGGTCGAGCTCGTGCCCCGGAGCGGCGAAGCCGACGACGGCGCCCTGCCCGAGACCCTCACGTTCTCCCAGCACGCCGCCTGCCCCAACGGTCACGGCAGCTTCGACGAGTTGGCGCCGCGGAACTTCTCGTTCAACTCGCCTTACGGCGCCTGCGAGAAGTGTGACGGGCTCGGCACCCGGTTCGAGGTCGACTCGGAGCTGGTGGTGTCGAACCCCGACCTCAGCGTGCGCGACGGCGCGATCTCGCCGTGGGCGGGCGGCCACAACCGCTGGTTCCAACGCTTGCTCGAGTCGGTCGGCGAGGCATTCGACATCGACCTCGACGCGCCGTGGGGCGCGCTGAACGCCAAGCAGCGCAAGGTCCTGCTCGAGGGCGCGGGCGAGCGCAAGCTCAAGGTCACGTACCGCAACCGTTACGGCCGTGCCCGCAGCTACGACACCCGCTACGAAGGTGTGATCCCGTGGCTCCAGCGGCGCCACAGCGAGTCGGAGTCCGACTCGGCCCGCGAGCAGATCGAGGGCTACATGCGCGAGGTGCCGTGCCCGGCGTGCGAGGGCGCCCGGCTGGCCCCGTTGTCGCTCGCGGTCACGGTCGACGGCCACAACCTCAACGACCTGTGCTCGGTGTCGATCCGCAAGGCGGCCGAGATCCTCGGGGCGTTGGAGCTGTCCGAGCGCGACCGCCTGATCGCCGAGCGGGTGCTGAAGGAGGTCAACGCTCGCCTCGGGTTCTTGGTGGCTGTCGGCCTCGACTACCTCACGCTGGGCCGTTCGGCGGGCACGTTGGCCGGTGGCGAAGCGCAACGCATCCGGCTCGCCAGCCAGATCGGGTCGGGCCTCGTCGGCGTGCTGTACGTCCTCGACGAGCCGTCGATCGGGCTGCACCAGCGCGACAACCACCGGTTGATCGAGACGCTGGTGCGGCTGCGTGACCTCGGCAACACGGTCCTCGTGGTCGAGCACGACGAGGACACGATCAACGTGGCTGACCACGTGGTCGACATCGGTCCCGGTGCCGGCGAGCACGGCGGCGCCGTCGTCTACAGCGGGCCGGTCAAGGGCTTGTTGAAGGCTCGTGAGTCGCTGACCGGTCAGTATCTCTCCGGCAAGAAGTCGATCCCGGTACCCGACGTCCGACGGCAACCCGGCGACCAATGGCTGGTCGTCAAAGGCGCCCGGCAGAACAACTTGCAGAACATCGACGTCGAGATCCCGCTCGGGTGCTTCGTGAGCGTCACCGGCGTGTCCGGCTCGGGCAAGTCCACGTTGGTCAACGACATCCTGCTGCGGGTCCTGATGCAGAAGGTGTACCGGTCAAAGGTGGTGCCGGGGCTGCACAAGACAGTCGAGGGCTTCGAGCACCTCGACAAGGTCATCAACATCGACCAGTCGCCCATCGGCCGCACGCCACGCTCCAACCCCGCCACCTACACCGGGGTGTTCGACCACATCCGCAAGCTGTTCGCTGCCACGCAGGAGTCCAAGGTGCGCGGCTACCTGCCCGGGCGGTTCTCCTTCAACGTGAAGGGCGGTCGGTGCGAGGCCTGTGCCGGCGACGGCACCATCAAGATCGAGATGCACTTCCTGCCCGACGTCTACGTGCCGTGCGAGGTGTGCAAAGGCGCCCGCTACAACCGCGACACGCTCGACATCACCTTCAAGGGCAAGAACATCGCCGAAGTGCTCGACCTGTCGTGCGAAGAGGCGCTCGAGTTCTTCGCCAACCAGCCGGCGATCGCCCGCCACATGCAGACGCTGGTCGACGTTGGCCTCGGCTACATCCGCCTCGGCCAACCGGCGCCCACCCTGTCCGGCGGTGAGGCGCAACGGATCAAGCTGTCGAGCGAACTGGCCAAGCGCTCGACCGGCCACACGATCTACATCCTCGACGAGCCCACCACAGGCCTCCACTTCGAGGACATCCGCAAGCTGCTCACGGTCCTCAGCCGGCTGACCGACCAGGGCAACACCGTGCTGGTCATCGAGCACAACCTCGACGTGATCAAGACCGCCGACTGGTTGATCGACCTCGGGCCCGAGGGCGGCGACGGCGGCGGCACCGTGGTCGTCGAGGGCCCGCCCGAGCTCGTCGCCAAGACGCCCGAGAGCCACACCGGGCAGTTCCTGGCACCCCTCCTCCAGTCCTGA
- a CDS encoding sugar transferase — translation MGVYGGAAAVVLALSKVHAALVAAVPYSWHSSPRMAWSAAFVVLLALAAYGLGLPDLVRTRRRAVAAAVVAPLGAALAMAILQLAAGDALLPRFVVFGSALALIPWNLACQTVANAGRGRAEHRERVVVVADRNEVVTLLFELNGEAERPARVVGSLEIAEARAGAAGPGSRPVAELVSAKEATVVVVDHAAQLEETIVAQVADLHQRGVRVRTLELFYEEWLGKLPVSELERTSLLFDIGEVHQARYARLKRLVDLPLAIAGLAALVVAIPLVALGNLFANRGPLFFRQERVGRGGRTFSIVKFRTMAAAPAGAAEAQHDRDAWTAEDDPRITPFGRLLRRSHLDELPQVVNIIRGELAVVGPRPEQPAYVDELAHKLPFYQLRHLVHPGLTGWAQVKYGYAGDETDALEKLQYEFFYLRHQCVGFDLKIIGRTLRSVLGRQGR, via the coding sequence ATGGGCGTGTATGGCGGCGCGGCCGCAGTCGTGCTCGCGCTTTCCAAGGTCCACGCGGCGCTGGTCGCCGCTGTTCCGTACTCGTGGCACTCCTCGCCGCGCATGGCGTGGTCGGCGGCCTTCGTGGTGTTGCTCGCCCTTGCCGCCTACGGGCTCGGCCTGCCCGACCTGGTGCGCACCCGCCGTCGGGCAGTGGCTGCCGCAGTCGTGGCCCCGCTGGGCGCGGCGCTCGCGATGGCGATCCTGCAGCTCGCCGCGGGCGACGCGCTGCTTCCCCGATTTGTGGTGTTCGGTTCGGCGCTCGCGCTGATCCCGTGGAACCTCGCCTGCCAGACGGTTGCAAACGCCGGGCGTGGGCGCGCGGAGCACCGCGAGCGGGTCGTGGTGGTGGCGGACCGCAACGAGGTCGTCACTCTGCTGTTCGAGCTCAACGGCGAAGCGGAGCGCCCGGCCCGGGTGGTGGGATCGCTGGAGATCGCCGAGGCCAGGGCGGGTGCCGCCGGTCCGGGCAGTCGGCCGGTGGCGGAGCTGGTGAGCGCCAAGGAGGCCACTGTGGTGGTGGTCGACCATGCGGCGCAGCTCGAGGAGACGATCGTGGCCCAGGTGGCCGACCTGCACCAGCGTGGCGTGCGGGTGCGCACACTGGAGCTGTTCTACGAGGAGTGGCTCGGCAAGCTCCCCGTGTCGGAGCTGGAGCGCACGTCACTGCTGTTCGACATCGGCGAAGTGCACCAGGCTCGCTACGCCCGGCTCAAGCGCCTGGTCGACCTGCCGCTCGCGATCGCCGGCCTCGCCGCGCTGGTGGTGGCCATCCCGCTGGTGGCGCTCGGCAACTTGTTCGCCAACCGCGGCCCGCTGTTCTTCCGCCAGGAGCGGGTCGGGCGCGGCGGACGCACCTTCTCCATCGTGAAGTTCCGCACCATGGCCGCCGCGCCCGCGGGCGCGGCCGAGGCGCAACATGACCGAGACGCCTGGACGGCCGAAGACGACCCCCGGATCACGCCGTTCGGGCGTCTGCTGCGGCGCAGCCACCTCGACGAGCTTCCCCAGGTGGTCAACATCATTCGGGGCGAGCTCGCCGTCGTCGGCCCCCGACCTGAGCAGCCCGCGTACGTGGACGAGCTGGCCCACAAGCTGCCCTTCTACCAGCTGCGCCACCTCGTCCACCCCGGCCTCACCGGCTGGGCGCAGGTGAAGTACGGGTACGCCGGCGACGAGACCGACGCGCTGGAGAAGCTCCAGTACGAGTTCTTCTACCTGCGCCACCAATGCGTCGGCTTCGACCTCAAGATCATCGGTCGCACCCTGCGCAGCGTGCTAGGGAGGCAGGGCCGGTGA
- a CDS encoding glycosyltransferase: protein MAGHEPLVSVVIPARNEVQHLARCLEAVAGQDWPLSRLEVIVVDGESEDGTAELAEQVLATLPFGRTQVVQNPARSTPSNLNMGLAFARGSYICRVDARSLIPPGYVRTCVGVLAAHPDRAVVGGAQVAVPPQPGAVGEGIARALNNRYTMGMSRYRRGASSGPSDTVYLGFFRTEDLRAIGGWNERFGTNQDFELNRRMSTRGSVWFDDSIPVGYIPRATLGDLYRQYRRFGEWKVRYWRETGDKPQPRQLAALAALPVGALAVALGAAAMVARPRFRRSAGVAVWIGAAVSIRPKDRQEKEMAFRSGPVAAIAAMAVSGGWTVGAWTGLVRAARERVL, encoded by the coding sequence ATGGCCGGCCACGAGCCATTGGTTTCGGTCGTGATCCCCGCCCGCAATGAAGTGCAGCACCTCGCTCGGTGCCTCGAGGCCGTGGCCGGGCAGGACTGGCCGCTCAGCCGCCTCGAGGTCATCGTCGTTGACGGCGAATCCGAAGACGGCACTGCCGAGCTGGCTGAACAGGTCTTGGCGACGCTCCCGTTCGGCCGCACGCAGGTCGTGCAGAACCCGGCGCGCTCCACGCCTTCGAACCTCAACATGGGCCTGGCGTTCGCAAGGGGCAGCTACATCTGCCGGGTCGACGCGCGGAGCCTCATCCCGCCCGGCTACGTGCGCACCTGCGTGGGCGTGTTGGCCGCGCACCCCGACCGTGCGGTGGTGGGCGGCGCCCAAGTGGCGGTGCCACCGCAGCCCGGCGCGGTTGGTGAAGGCATCGCTCGAGCGCTGAACAACCGCTACACGATGGGCATGTCGCGCTACCGGCGCGGTGCTTCGAGCGGCCCGTCCGACACGGTGTACCTCGGGTTCTTCCGCACGGAGGACCTGCGTGCCATCGGCGGCTGGAACGAGCGCTTCGGCACGAACCAGGACTTCGAGCTCAACCGCCGCATGTCGACCCGCGGTTCGGTCTGGTTCGACGACTCGATCCCCGTCGGCTACATCCCGCGCGCCACCCTCGGCGACCTGTACCGCCAATACCGCCGCTTCGGCGAGTGGAAGGTCCGCTACTGGCGTGAAACCGGCGACAAGCCCCAGCCCCGGCAGCTGGCTGCCCTTGCTGCGTTGCCGGTCGGCGCGCTCGCCGTTGCGCTTGGTGCGGCCGCGATGGTCGCTCGCCCCCGCTTCCGACGCTCCGCGGGCGTAGCGGTGTGGATTGGGGCTGCCGTCTCGATTCGGCCGAAGGATCGCCAGGAGAAGGAGATGGCCTTTCGCTCTGGACCGGTGGCAGCGATCGCCGCGATGGCCGTGTCGGGCGGATGGACGGTGGGGGCGTGGACGGGGCTCGTTCGGGCCGCGCGCGAACGGGTGCTGTGA
- a CDS encoding glycosyltransferase family 4 protein, producing the protein MDGGGVDGARSGRARTGAVSSGRSILIVDWLGRGGVAHCTQAWATGLADGGAEVRVATRPGREIEPGAFTVETPPARRSRLTAHLALIRQAVRVIHECRPEVVIVQNFVIPSVERRVHEAARDVGATLVFVVHDHKHHDRSGGSNAGLRALLERSTLTIAHSEYVADRLGVDDVVVWPLPAQVGILPPGWEAAVHHPVARKVALHFGVVGRGYKGGDEFGRLAADASQEWKFFAAGVGATGTDRVTAINRFLSAAELVHIVEAATACVFPYRHASQSGAVALAQALGSVPVATAVGGLPEQIEHGVDGLLVEPDHEGQWQAALRELESPERCRELGLAARARAVRNHDRFTSNLNQLLDLVLCETRR; encoded by the coding sequence ATGGACGGTGGGGGCGTGGACGGGGCTCGTTCGGGCCGCGCGCGAACGGGTGCTGTGAGCAGCGGGCGATCCATTCTGATCGTGGACTGGCTGGGGCGAGGTGGTGTGGCCCACTGCACGCAGGCTTGGGCGACGGGATTGGCCGACGGCGGTGCGGAAGTGCGAGTTGCGACTCGCCCGGGGCGAGAGATCGAGCCTGGCGCGTTCACAGTGGAGACTCCGCCGGCACGGCGATCCCGGTTGACCGCTCATCTCGCGCTCATCCGACAGGCAGTCCGAGTCATTCATGAGTGCCGTCCGGAAGTCGTGATCGTGCAGAACTTCGTGATTCCCTCAGTCGAGCGCAGGGTGCACGAGGCCGCACGTGACGTAGGCGCGACACTGGTGTTCGTTGTGCACGATCACAAGCATCACGACCGCTCTGGCGGCTCGAATGCTGGCCTCCGTGCACTCTTGGAACGGAGCACGTTGACCATCGCGCACAGCGAGTACGTGGCGGATCGGCTGGGCGTCGATGACGTCGTGGTCTGGCCACTCCCAGCGCAGGTGGGGATTCTGCCGCCCGGATGGGAGGCGGCAGTACATCACCCAGTCGCTCGCAAGGTTGCCCTGCATTTCGGTGTGGTCGGCCGTGGGTACAAAGGTGGTGACGAATTCGGCCGTCTCGCGGCGGACGCCAGCCAGGAGTGGAAGTTTTTCGCGGCGGGCGTGGGGGCGACCGGCACTGACCGGGTGACCGCGATCAACCGCTTCCTCTCGGCCGCGGAGCTCGTCCACATCGTCGAGGCCGCGACAGCCTGCGTGTTCCCGTATCGGCACGCGTCGCAGAGCGGCGCTGTGGCGCTCGCCCAGGCGCTGGGCTCCGTGCCCGTGGCTACCGCTGTCGGCGGGCTTCCCGAGCAGATTGAGCATGGCGTGGACGGCCTGCTCGTGGAGCCCGATCACGAAGGACAATGGCAAGCCGCTCTTCGGGAGTTGGAGTCGCCGGAACGGTGTCGCGAACTGGGCCTGGCTGCACGTGCACGCGCGGTACGGAATCACGATCGATTCACAAGCAACCTGAACCAGCTGCTCGACCTCGTCTTGTGTGAGACGCGCAGATGA
- a CDS encoding polysaccharide biosynthesis C-terminal domain-containing protein, which translates to MRATRTRLRHQLGYSSAAVIGSTLISGLGGAVGARALGTGGKGAYALWVLVATGVGSLGTGGLEYWINRTVARAGGVDSQVRRIVRHHLRVVVCLAVALTVAAVAVEPILTGGLDSEALVSILFALSWVISMLGVAITSGMLRLRRMAAWMLLGGGVYLLWSLALWVAQVSSVSWFLAGAAVGNLIPAVSCVRLLQIGADQSSDAHETYRSALRFGLPGAIGDLITFAALRVDVLLVALWLGLPAAGIYAVASAVGEAALLLPNSVATALLPRAAAERDWSSRALMLCTAVAAAVAAAGLAATAWWTVPLVFGDAFRHAAPLVGWLAPAAAALGMARVMNADLTAHGRSGVRAAASIAAVAVMVSVDTIAIHRWGLSGAGLGALSGYGTSAGISLWFWLRQQRASELESRAAPVPGVSSLVVG; encoded by the coding sequence ATGAGAGCAACACGGACACGCCTGCGCCACCAGCTCGGCTATTCAAGCGCGGCGGTGATCGGATCGACGTTGATCTCCGGACTAGGTGGCGCGGTCGGAGCGCGGGCACTCGGAACGGGCGGGAAGGGCGCGTATGCGCTGTGGGTGCTGGTCGCCACAGGGGTTGGCTCGCTTGGGACAGGCGGTCTCGAGTATTGGATCAATCGGACTGTGGCCAGGGCAGGCGGTGTGGATTCGCAGGTCCGACGTATCGTCAGGCATCACCTGCGAGTCGTCGTGTGCCTTGCGGTCGCGTTGACGGTTGCGGCGGTTGCAGTTGAACCCATACTCACCGGCGGGCTCGACTCCGAGGCGCTCGTTTCAATCTTATTCGCGCTGTCCTGGGTGATTTCGATGCTCGGCGTGGCAATCACATCCGGCATGCTCAGACTGAGGCGCATGGCAGCGTGGATGTTGCTCGGTGGCGGGGTGTACCTGCTCTGGTCCCTCGCTCTCTGGGTTGCACAGGTGTCATCGGTCTCGTGGTTCCTGGCGGGTGCTGCCGTCGGGAACCTCATCCCCGCGGTCTCGTGCGTGCGACTCCTGCAGATTGGCGCAGACCAATCCTCGGACGCACACGAGACGTATCGCAGTGCCCTGCGCTTTGGGCTCCCCGGTGCGATCGGCGATCTGATCACCTTCGCGGCGCTGCGCGTCGACGTGTTGCTCGTGGCGCTCTGGCTCGGGCTGCCCGCGGCCGGCATATATGCCGTGGCGAGTGCGGTGGGGGAGGCAGCGCTACTGCTCCCGAACTCGGTGGCGACCGCTCTTCTGCCACGCGCTGCGGCGGAACGAGATTGGTCGTCCCGAGCCCTGATGCTGTGCACTGCGGTAGCAGCGGCCGTTGCTGCCGCGGGCCTCGCAGCGACGGCTTGGTGGACAGTGCCACTGGTTTTCGGCGACGCCTTTCGGCACGCAGCACCGTTGGTGGGCTGGCTCGCTCCTGCCGCCGCGGCCCTGGGCATGGCACGAGTTATGAATGCGGACTTAACCGCGCACGGCCGATCAGGCGTGCGCGCGGCCGCGTCGATCGCGGCTGTCGCGGTCATGGTGAGCGTGGACACCATCGCGATTCACCGATGGGGTCTGAGCGGAGCGGGGCTTGGTGCGCTCAGCGGCTACGGCACATCGGCCGGCATCAGCTTGTGGTTTTGGCTCCGCCAACAGCGTGCCTCGGAACTCGAGAGTCGTGCCGCGCCAGTGCCGGGCGTGAGCTCGCTGGTAGTCGGATGA
- a CDS encoding glycosyltransferase: MDSVSVVIVAYHRPDSLLRTLPSLQRGGIDTVVMNVDDDREVRTVAEHHGARVVPVLGNPGYAAAVNLGVAQTATANVVFANDDAALTGDVVLGLGRILAAREADVVVPAVHDDCGRVVGTVAPVLTLWRFALEWLLLPDKPLLAGHSFGVQKWRRPSRPEPIQAAAAVVVACRTDLLRSCPLPETYFMYWEESEWFHTLRRHGRKVSIDPELRIAHIGGRLDVRAQKDALLARNAVRCFRRTGGRTRALIGWPLVVLWRVRLLAVDSVRGLAGPRSSRRQRIGARTAGLRSAVMAVTEIR; encoded by the coding sequence GTGGATTCGGTCAGTGTCGTGATCGTCGCCTACCACCGGCCTGACTCGCTCCTGCGCACGTTGCCGTCGTTGCAACGTGGCGGTATCGACACGGTCGTGATGAACGTTGACGACGACCGTGAAGTGCGCACGGTTGCGGAGCATCACGGCGCTCGGGTCGTGCCAGTTCTGGGCAACCCTGGCTACGCGGCGGCGGTGAACCTCGGTGTGGCGCAGACAGCGACAGCAAACGTCGTGTTCGCGAACGACGACGCGGCCCTGACCGGCGACGTCGTCCTCGGTCTGGGCCGCATCCTTGCCGCGAGAGAGGCGGATGTCGTCGTACCGGCAGTCCATGACGATTGCGGTCGGGTGGTGGGGACGGTCGCGCCAGTTCTGACGTTGTGGCGCTTTGCGCTCGAGTGGCTCCTGCTACCGGACAAGCCGTTGCTTGCGGGCCATTCGTTCGGTGTGCAGAAGTGGCGTCGGCCAAGCCGACCGGAGCCGATCCAAGCCGCCGCCGCAGTGGTCGTCGCGTGCCGTACTGATCTGCTGCGATCGTGTCCGTTGCCGGAGACGTACTTCATGTATTGGGAGGAGTCGGAGTGGTTCCACACACTTCGCCGCCATGGGCGGAAGGTATCAATTGACCCTGAGCTGCGCATCGCCCACATCGGTGGACGCCTCGACGTTCGCGCGCAAAAGGATGCACTCCTCGCGCGGAACGCCGTCCGCTGCTTTCGTCGGACGGGTGGGCGGACGCGAGCGCTGATTGGTTGGCCGCTAGTGGTGCTGTGGCGTGTTCGGCTTCTTGCGGTCGACTCCGTCCGAGGCCTGGCGGGACCGCGGTCTAGTCGGCGTCAACGGATCGGTGCGCGGACCGCGGGGTTGCGGTCCGCAGTGATGGCCGTGACCGAGATTCGCTGA